The Desulfovibrio desulfuricans DSM 642 sequence CCTTGCGTTGCTGCGCGCTTTCGCGCAGCAGATCGGGAAAGGGCGGCTTGCGCGTGGGCGCGGGCTTGTTGTCTGCGCGCGCGGAGGCTCTGGCGCCCTGTCGGCGCGGCGCACCCTTGGGCGCGTCAGCAGAAAGCGGAACGGCAGCCGTTTTTGATCTTTCGGGCTGCCGCTCAGGAGCAGCACAGCCCTGGTCGCCGTGCTGACGCCAGGGCTGCGGAAATGGCGCGGGGCGTTTATTTGCCATTGGGGGGCGTCACCAGGGGCATGTCTGCGCTGCCGGGGGCGGGCATCATGGCGTTGCCGGGCATGCCGTTCTGGCCGCCCATCATGTTGCCCATGCTGCCGCCCATGTGGCCGGAGGAATGGTTGGACACAAATTCGTCCCATTCAGCGCGGTTAATAACTTTATCACCGTTTTTGTCAATAACGGCAAAGGCTTCTTCGCGCATGTTGGGGAAGTACGCCTTGAATTCCTCGTAGGACACCTTGCCGTCCTTGTCAGTATCCATCATGGCAAATTTATCAACCCTGGCCGTATCGGTTGCAGCGGGGTTGGCCTGGGCAGATGCGGCCCAAAGGCAGAGCACGGCAGCGAGGGCTATGTGCAGAAGCTTCATGGGGGATCTCCTTGTGGGGTGTTGAGCCGTCAGCGCTTGGGTTCTGCCTGCGGCGTTGCTGTATTGCAAGATAAAGCCTTGCCAGTCATCGGCAAGGTCAAAATTTCAAGTCCGGCTTATTCTGTTCTGAAATCAAGGCCCAGTTTTCCCATGCGGTCAATGCACAGAGTAAGATTGTCGGGCTGTCCCGGCTTGTGATTATCGGGGTAGAGCAGGGCTGACATATAAAAAATTGAGTTCAGACGCAAAGACATTCTGGCACTTGCCGAAAAGCCTTCCAGAGCGAGCGCGTAATTGAAGCGCGTTTCGCCCGGCAGCGGCTCAAGCAGGGGCTTGGCGTCTTCGGCCATGGCGGCCAGCAGTTCGGCCTTGAGGCGCATATGTTCATTATGGCCGGGGGTATCCCCGGCGTCAAGGCGGGCAAGGGCCTGCGCCTCTGCCGCCATAACTTCTGCATGGCGGTTGCGCAGCCACTTGATAAGGCTTGCCAAGGCCTGTTCGCTGGTGTTAGCGCTCACGGGATTCTCCTTGCTGGGGTTCGGCGCGGCCTGCTGTGCAGCCGTGCATGATTTTTAAAATGATACAGTTCAGGCAAGAAGGCAACGCCGTGCATGCATTTTGCGGCGTTGACCATAATTGCCGTTGACTAGTGCGGTTTATTGGTAGGATGATCAAAATAGATCCCCCCTCACGATTTATCCGCGTAGTGGAGGACATTATGGGCATGTCGCTTCGGGTTAAACTGGCAAGCGGTTTTGGCGTAATCCTGCTGGTTTTTGTCATATCCGGCAGTCTGGCCATGCTGGCCTTGCGCGCACAGCGCGAAACGCTGGGCATGTTGGGCAGGCATGAACTGCCCACCATCAATCTACTGCACGAAGCATCACTGGATATGCAGCTTTACCGCAAGGCTGAAAAAGATATCCTGCTGAACATGGGCGACAGCAAGGCGCTCAAAGGATACATGGGCAAGCTGGATGAGGTCTCGGCTGGATTGGGCGAAAACCTGCGAAAGCTGGCGGCCGCCCTGCGGGGCAATCCCCAGGCCGGAGCCAAGGCCGAGGCCCTGGCGCAGGAGGCGGCACAGGCATTTGCGGCTTACGATGCCGTGGTGCGCCGCACTTCTTCAGAAGTAACCTCCGGTTCTGGCGGCATGAGTGCCGCACAGGCCAATGCCTACTACACAACCTACAAGAATCACGTTCATACTACCGAAAAAAATCTGGAATCGCTGGAAACCCAGTTCATGGAACGCGTGGTATCCAGCCAGCGAGAACTGGCCGAACAAACGCGCGGTACAGAACGCCTGCTGCTGATTTCCATTTGCGGCAGTGTTGTATGCGGCGCGAGTATTGCCCTGCTGGTGCTGCTGTCTGTAACCCGGCCTCTGGGGCGGGTGATCAGCTTTGCGCGCGCCGTGGCTGGCGGAGACCTCGAGGCCCGGGCTAGCGGCAGTTACAGTGCGGAAATGGGCGCGCTGCGCGACAGCATTGAGGGCATGGTAGCTACGCTCAAGGGCAAGATAGCCGAAACCGAACACAAAAGCGCCGAGGCTGCGGAAGAAGGCCGCCGCGCCCGGCAGGCTGCTGATGAAGCTCAGGCCGCCAAGGCTGCAGCAGAGCGCGCCAGAGCGGAGGGCATGATGGAAGCCGCCGCGCAACTTGAACGCGCGGTGGAGGGGATTTCGTCCGTTTCCGGGGATATATCTGCGCAGGCGCGTCAGGCCAGCCTTGGTGCGGAGCGCCAGTCCGCCCGCGTGGGCGAGGCCGCCACAGCCATTGAGCAGATGAACGCCACCGTGCTTGAGGTTGCCCGGAATGCCGCTAATACCGCGCAAAGCACGGATGCCGCGCACAGCAGGGCCAATGAAGGTTCCGGCGTCATGCGTCAGGTGGTGGACGGCATGGACGAGGTGCGGCGCGTCTCCGCCGAGCTGAAAAATTCCATGGATACGCTGGGCGGCATGGTGGGCAACATCGGGCAGATCATGTCTGTCATTTCAGATATTGCGGATCAGACCAACCTGCTGGCCCTCAATGCAGCCATTGAGGCGGCGAGGGCTGGCGACGCCGGGCGCGGTTTTGCTGTGGTGGCGGACGAGGTGCGCAAACTGGCGGAAAAAACCATGGGGGCCACCCGCGAGGTGGGCGAGGCTATCAGCGGCATCCAGAGCGGCACCAGCGCCAACATAGAAAATATGGAGCGCGCCCTTGCCGCTGTGGAGCGCACAACGGAACTGGCCGGGCGTTGCGGCGAGGTGCTGCGGGAGATTGTAACCATGGTTGACGGCGCGAGCGATCAGGTGCGCGCCATTGCCACCGCCAGCGAAGAACAGTCTGCCACATCAGAAGAAATCACCCGCAGTATTGATGAAATCAACGGTATTTCGCGTGATACGGCTTCAATTATGAGCAAGTCCGCGCAGGCTGTGGAGCAGTTGGCGGGGCAGACGCGCGATTTGCAGGGCCTGGTGCAAAAAATGAAGTCTGGCGCGTAGCAACTGCCCTGAATGCCTCGCCTATGGTGGTGGGCAAGGCCCATTTTTACCAGATGCTGCATACCGGGCCTTGTTGCTGACTCACGCTGTGAAGCTTCTGTTTATAGATTGCGCAGATTCACGAGCGATTCATGCGCGGAAAAAGTGATGTCTTGAAAAAGGCATCACTTTTTATTTTACAAGAAACTGTATAATATTAAATAGTTGCGAGTCTTATGAAGTAAAAAAATACAAATTTTAAGTATTTTTTTGTTAAATAAAATCATATAGTTATAAATGTGGTGAAAATTTGCTATTTTCTTTGCTCTCATTTGCAGCTCTTTAACAAGTTGAAATATCACGTATTATTAGTGTTACATGCGCCAAAAATTTACCTCCAGTTTACTGAAATGTTTCAGTCTTACAGAATAAAATTTTTGTGGCATTTATTTTGTTCGGCCCGCGACTTGAAGTGTGGTGACCAATCTAGCAGCCCGCAGATTTGGAAATCCACGCGTGAAATCCTTGGGATGAACAAAAAACAAAGAGGTTCTTATGCGTGACGCGCAAGTGGCGAGAAGCCAGAATGGCTTGGAAATCCAGTATCAGTATGACGCTGCTGGACGCATTGCCCGCAAAACAGAGCAGTTTAACAGGGCCTCAAATGTGCTGGAGTATGCCTACGATGCCGAGGGCAGGCTGACCGAGGTGAAAAACAACGCTGTAATTGCGGAAACATATAAATACAGTGCTTCTGGCCAGCGCGTGCGCAGCAAGGTCTGGTATGAGGGCTGCCCTTCCGCATCAACAAGCGCAATGGAAAAATCGCGCTACAGCTATAATGACAAAGGCCAGTTGGAAAGCGATGGGCAAAACCGCTATGCCTATGACAAATACGGTTCGGTAAGCAGCATCGCAGGCAAGCGCGGCCTTCGCCTTGCCTACGGCAGCAGTACCATGCTGGGCAGGGCCGAGCTCAATGATGGTTGCGAACTGCGCTACGCCTACAAGGGCACAAGGCTTTACAGGCGTTACCGCCACAACGACATTACGGGCGAATACCGCCGGAACGATCAGGCAAGGCTCGCAGGCTTCCGCGACCATGAACTTCGGCTGGAGTATGGCTATGTTTATGATGCGGACGGCACCCTGAGCAGGATAGTCATTCGCCCCTTGGGCAAAACGGTTCTGGATGCTGATGCCGCCCCGGTAAATGAGCACAACGGCTCGGACGGCTGGTTGCACTGGTTTTGCGCAGCAAATCGTAAGGAAAGAGTGTGCCAGTGCCTCTCTGCATACCAACAGTTCCGCAACCCTTCTGATGCTGGCAAGCCAGAAAAGCCCGCTCTGGGAGGGGCAATGACGGGGAGCGCGCCTGCCGGGGCGGCATCGGCGCTGTCGTCACTCGTGCTGGCGTGCTGCTGCGATCATCTGGGAACACCACGCCTGTTTGTGGGGCCAGACGGCAAGGTGGTCAAGGAGGTGGTGCGCAGCAGTTTTGGCAAAATTGTTTATGATTCATTACCTTGCCTCTATGTGCCCATAGGTTTTTGCGCCGGGCTGGAAGACAGGGACACCCACCTCATACGGTTTAACTGGCGCGACTATGATCCGCGCATTGGCAGATTTATGTCGCTTGACCCTGCAAACGACACGCGCGGCGATGGTGACCTGTACGACTATTGCGTGGATGATCCGGTCAACAGGCACGATGTCAACGGGCTGGCCTGGGATGAGAGCAAGCATCCCCGAGATGCAGGCGGTCAGTTTACCAACGCGGGGGCGGTATGCCGGGCTATTCAACCTCTGGGCAAGAATTGAGAGCGTCAGTATCCCGAGAAGTTATGTATCGGGCAGATGTTGGTCGCAATGCCATGAGCGAGAGGGAAGAGCTTAAACGGTCTGCCATATCGCGCAACGGCATGATGCGGAGGGAGGAAATTTTGCCGAATGACAAGCCATTGCCCAAGTGGGATCTAGATGCGGCCATCGCTCGCTTGCACTCTCAGGTACTCCCTGGCTCTGACAGTCGGTGCGGTGAATTTGTCCACAAGGCCATCGATGCAGGCGGAATCACACTCAACACATCATACAACCCTAATGGGCAAAGTGCTAGCGGATATGGCCCCATTCTGCGCCACGCAGGTTTTAGAGCCGTGGCCCCGGGCGAGAAGCCACAAAAAGGGGATATCGTGGTTTTTCAGGCAACTACGGGGCATAAGCATGGCCATGTTGCCATGTTTGATGGCAAACAATGGATATCCGACTATAAGCAAAATAGTATATACGCGGCCTCAATCTATGAAGATAATCGTGTGCCGTATGTTATTTACCGGCGGCCATGAATATGCTAAATGATATAGACAACTAACTCGCATCCAAGGAATGAGTTGGTAAATTATGAAATGATCAGTGTCCGCATAGCGAGTCGTCCCTTTGGCAATAAACTCTCCCTGCCCCCGGTGGCGAACACGGCTACCGGAGGCAGGGTTGCAAAAAAATAGAGGAATAAAAATATGCGTATTCGCAACATACTTACTTGTGTGCTCATAAGCCTGATGTGTCTTGGCGTTTTGTGCCCTAAGGCGGCAGATGCAGCACAAACACCGCAGGAATTTGTTAAGGCATTTTATGAGTGGTATATCATTAAACATTATGAGCATCATGCCATTCTTAAAGATGAAAAACTGCCGGAATATGTTGATGCATCACTTATTGAGGAGCTAGAAAAGAAAGGGCCGTCAGATTTATATTATTTTATTCAGTTTGGCAGTAGCACTACAGTATTTAAAGAATGCCGTATTGTAGTGAAGGAT is a genomic window containing:
- a CDS encoding methyl-accepting chemotaxis protein, whose translation is MSLRVKLASGFGVILLVFVISGSLAMLALRAQRETLGMLGRHELPTINLLHEASLDMQLYRKAEKDILLNMGDSKALKGYMGKLDEVSAGLGENLRKLAAALRGNPQAGAKAEALAQEAAQAFAAYDAVVRRTSSEVTSGSGGMSAAQANAYYTTYKNHVHTTEKNLESLETQFMERVVSSQRELAEQTRGTERLLLISICGSVVCGASIALLVLLSVTRPLGRVISFARAVAGGDLEARASGSYSAEMGALRDSIEGMVATLKGKIAETEHKSAEAAEEGRRARQAADEAQAAKAAAERARAEGMMEAAAQLERAVEGISSVSGDISAQARQASLGAERQSARVGEAATAIEQMNATVLEVARNAANTAQSTDAAHSRANEGSGVMRQVVDGMDEVRRVSAELKNSMDTLGGMVGNIGQIMSVISDIADQTNLLALNAAIEAARAGDAGRGFAVVADEVRKLAEKTMGATREVGEAISGIQSGTSANIENMERALAAVERTTELAGRCGEVLREIVTMVDGASDQVRAIATASEEQSATSEEITRSIDEINGISRDTASIMSKSAQAVEQLAGQTRDLQGLVQKMKSGA
- a CDS encoding CHAP domain-containing protein encodes the protein MYRADVGRNAMSEREELKRSAISRNGMMRREEILPNDKPLPKWDLDAAIARLHSQVLPGSDSRCGEFVHKAIDAGGITLNTSYNPNGQSASGYGPILRHAGFRAVAPGEKPQKGDIVVFQATTGHKHGHVAMFDGKQWISDYKQNSIYAASIYEDNRVPYVIYRRP
- a CDS encoding RHS repeat domain-containing protein produces the protein MRDAQVARSQNGLEIQYQYDAAGRIARKTEQFNRASNVLEYAYDAEGRLTEVKNNAVIAETYKYSASGQRVRSKVWYEGCPSASTSAMEKSRYSYNDKGQLESDGQNRYAYDKYGSVSSIAGKRGLRLAYGSSTMLGRAELNDGCELRYAYKGTRLYRRYRHNDITGEYRRNDQARLAGFRDHELRLEYGYVYDADGTLSRIVIRPLGKTVLDADAAPVNEHNGSDGWLHWFCAANRKERVCQCLSAYQQFRNPSDAGKPEKPALGGAMTGSAPAGAASALSSLVLACCCDHLGTPRLFVGPDGKVVKEVVRSSFGKIVYDSLPCLYVPIGFCAGLEDRDTHLIRFNWRDYDPRIGRFMSLDPANDTRGDGDLYDYCVDDPVNRHDVNGLAWDESKHPRDAGGQFTNAGAVCRAIQPLGKN
- a CDS encoding EF-hand domain-containing protein; amino-acid sequence: MKLLHIALAAVLCLWAASAQANPAATDTARVDKFAMMDTDKDGKVSYEEFKAYFPNMREEAFAVIDKNGDKVINRAEWDEFVSNHSSGHMGGSMGNMMGGQNGMPGNAMMPAPGSADMPLVTPPNGK